The Alloyangia pacifica DNA segment ATGGCAGGTCCTCCGATCTTGGTTGGCAAGGCGGGTCCCCTCGGTTAGGGAGGATCCCACGATTTGTGTGCGACCCTAAGACCATGGCTCGCCCCGGACCAAACGGAACGCAGCGTCACGGATACCTCGATGCCCCACACCTCGACCCAGCGCCTGACCGCCGACGCGGCAGGGATCGCCCGCGCCGCCGAACTGCTGCGCGCGGGCAAGCTCGTCGCCTTCCCGACCGAAACGGTCTACGGGCTCGGGGCGGATGCCCGCGACGATGGCGCGGTAGCGGCAATCTACGAGGCCAAGGGACGCCCCAGCTACAACCCGCTGATCGTGCACGTGGCCAGCATCGAGCACGCCAAGGAGCTGGTGCGCTGGTCCGGCACCGCCGAGAACATCGCGCAGAGCTTCTGGCCAGGCCCGCTGACGCTGGTCCTGCCGCTGCGCGAGGATGCGGGCATCGCCGACCGGGTCACCGCTGGGCTCAGCACGCTGGCCGTGCGTATGCCCGCCGCGCCGCTGGCGCGCGAGCTGCTGACCGAATTCGGCGGGCCGCTCGCCGGTCCCTCGGCCAACCGTTCGGGCAGGATCAGCCCGACCACTGCCGATCACGTGCTGAGCAGCCTCGACGACCGCATCGCCGCGGTACTCGACGGCGGCCCCTGCCCGGTCGGCCTCGAAAGCACCATCCTCGGCCTTGCCGGCCGCCCCACCCTGCTGCGTCCCGGCGGCATCAGCGCCGAGCAACTCTCGGAAGCGCTCGGCCATCCGGTGATGCGCCGGCAGGAGCGCGAGGCGATCTCGGCCCCCGGCCAGACCGCCTCGCATTACGCGCCGCAGGCACAGATGCGACTCAACGCCGCCGAATGGCGTGAGGGCGAGGCGCGGCTTGGATTCGGGGATATCGAATGCGACCTCAATCTTTCGGCGAAGGGCGATCTCGATGAGGCCGCCGCCAACCTCTTTGCCCATCTGCACCAACTCGATGCGCAGGGCGCCGAGGTGATCGCCGTCGCGCCGATTCCGCATGTCGGGGCAGGCGTGGCGATCAACGACCGGCTCAGCCGCGCCGCCGCGCCACGCTGACGCGTTTAGACGCCGTGATCATTGGTCGGTGCGTTCATCTGCGTTCAGGCCCGGCCGCCTTCGGCCGAGAGCGCCAGCGCCGCGATGCCGAGGCTGTCCAGCGCCGCGCCCCACTTGGCGTCATCAGGCGTGCCGAAGACCAGCTCGTGGCTGGCCGGGCAAACCAGCCAGGCGTTTTCGGCCAGCTCATCCTCGAGCTGCCCCGGCCCCCAGCCCGCGTAACCGAGCATGGCAATCCACGCGTCCGGACCATCCCCTCGCGCGATATGTTCGAGCACGTCGAGCGTGCCTGTCATGGAGAACCCGTCGTCGACCTGCAGCGTGGTCAGCTCCGAGCGGTAATCGTCGCTGTGCAAAACGAATCCCCGGCCCATCTCGACCGGGCCGCCGAAATGCACCGGCACCTGCCCCGATCCGGGCGCGGCGTCGATTCCCAGCTGCTCGAACAGCCCCTCGAGCGTCACGTCGGACGAGGGCTTGTTGAGGATCAGCCCCATCGCCCCTTCATCCGAGTGGGCACAGAGGTAGATGACCGCATGTTCGAAACGTTCATCGCCCATGCCGGGCATGGCGATCAGCACGGAGCCGGTGAGGTCGGTGGCGCCGGAGGCGATCTGGGCGTGCGTCATGAGGACCTTTCTGCAGTCTGCCTGCAGAGTGTGACCTTCCGGCACTGAGGGTGCAAGCACACATCCTGCTTGAAACACCGTGCTCTCGCTGCAATGTGACTTGGCAGGAGCTTGGGGAGGCGCCATTTGAAATTCATGATCCGCAATATCTTCAAAGCTCTGACCTGCCTTTGCGCGCTCGGCATGGCCCCGCTGGTCTCCGGGCCTGCCCATGCCCAAGATCCGGTGACCGCAGAGCTGCGGCCCGGCTGGCGCCTACCGGACGGCGATCACATGGCGGCCCTGCACCTGCGACTGGCCCCCGGCTGGAAGACCTACTGGCGCGCGCCCGGCGAGGCCGGCATCCCGCCCGTCTTCGACTGGAGCGGCTCGTCGAATGTGGCGCGGGTGACGGCGCTCTGGCCGACGCCGCATGTGTTCCGCCAGTCCGGCGCGCGCTCGGTGGGCTACAAGGACGAACTCCTGCTGCCGCTGCGGATCGCGGGCACCGGCGGCCCGGTCACGCTCGAGGCGAACATGATGATCGGCGTGTGCAGCGACATCTGCGTGCCGCAGACGCTGCATGTGACGGCAGCGCTCCCCGACAGCAGCAGCGTTGACCCGATGATCGCTGCGGCGCTGGCCGAAGCTCCCTTTACCGCCCGCGAGGCGCGGGTCAGCGCGGTCCGCTGCACCGTCAGCCCGGCGAAGGGCGGCGTCAAGCTGCGCACCGAGATCGACATGCCCGCGCTTCCCGGACCGGAAGAGACCGTGGTCGAGGCAGGGCAGCCCGAGCTCTGGGCGTCTGAACCGAACACCCGCCGCCAAGGTGGCACGCTGATCAGCGAAACCCGCCTGATGCACATGGAGGGCAAGCCCTTTGCCCTCGACCGCTCGAAGCTGCGCTTCACCGTGCTCGGCGAGAGCCAGGCCGTCGACATCCGGGGCTGCGGCTGAGCGCCTGAGCCTTGACGGCCCGCCGGGACGCGCAGGGCGCTACGCCCCTGCCCGGCCCCGCCGCAGCGCCATCGCGAGCACCGCCACCCAGACCAGCCCCAGCAGCAGCGCCACGCCGCAGACGAAGAGCGCGAAGCCCGCGACTGGCCCCGGAAGCCCGTCCAGCACGGGAAGCTGCAACGCCTCGGGCAGCGCGCCTTGGACCAGAAGGCTGCCCATCGTGGCCGCCAGCCAGCCCAGCACCAGCGCGCCGAGGCCCAGCACCAGAGCCCGCACACCGCCGTGGCGATGCCGCGCGCCCCGGCGGGCTGCCGCGATCCGCCGGGCGATGTCATGCTGCGCCGCCAGCAGCGCCGGGACCACCAGCAAGACCAGCAGCATGCCGAAGCCGAGCCCGTAGACCAGGGTGATCACCGTCGGCTTGAGGAACTGCGCGTCCGAGCTGCGCTCGTACAGCAACGGCGCGAGGCCGAGCACCGTGGTCGCCGTGGTCAGGAACACCGGCCGCAGGCGGTCCGAGGCGCCGTCGATGATCGCCTGGAAGATACCGCGGTCCGGCGCGTATTCATCGATCTGGCTGACCAGAACGATGGAATCGTTGATGATGATCCCGGTCATGCCGAGCAGCCCCACCACGGTGAACATCGACAGCGGAACATCCCAGAGCGCGTGGCCATAGATCGCGCCGACAAGGCCGAAGGGGATCACCGCCATCACCACCAGCGGCCGCGTCCAGCTGGCGAACACCCAGGCCAGCACGAGGTAGATGCCAAGCAACACCAGCACGAGGCCTGCGCCTGCGTCGGACAGGAAGTCCCGCTCATCCTCGGCAAGGCCGGAGACGCGATATTCGACCTGTCGCTCGGCGGCAATGCCGGGAAGGATCTCGTCCTGCAGCGCTTTCATGATTTCGGCGGCACGCTCGGCATTGTCCTCCGAGATGTCTCCAGTGACCGAGACCGTGCGCAGGCCGTTCTCGCGCCGCACCGTGGAAAAGCCACTGGTGCGTGCGACCTGGACGATGTCGGCGAGCTGTACGTAGGCGCCCTGCGGCGTGCGGATCTGCGTGCGCTCGAGGAAATCGGCGGTCTGCTCGCTTTCCGGCAGCTCGACCCTGACCTCGGCACTGCGCGGTCCCACGGGGAAGGTCGCCGCCTCGATGCCGCCGATGCGATGCCGCAGCACCGCGCCAAGATCATCCACGGTCAGCCCCAGCGCCTGCCCCTGCGGGGTCAGCTCGAGCACGAGCTCGTCCTTGTCGTAGGAAAGGTTGTCCTCGACCGCCGAGACTTCCGGGTAGCGCAGCACGGCGGTCTTCAGATCTTCGGCGGCCCGTTTCAGCGTCGCCGCATCGGCGCCGTAGAACTGGACGTCGAGCGCGTCACCACCCGGTCCCGAGCGCCAGCCCCGGAAGCTGAGCACCTCGAGCATCGGCATCTGCGCGACCCGCTCCTGCAGGTCGGCGACGAACTGGAAACTGGAATAGGGGCGGAAGTCGGGCTCGATCAGCTCGATCGAGATGGCGCCGAGCTGGTCCGGTTCCTTGTTTTCGGCCTCGGCCAGCTCGCGCCCGGAGTTACCGCCGATCTCGGCGATGACGTAGTCGAGCGGATTGCGGCCGTATTTCTCTTCGTACTCGCGGCCCAGATCCTCTGTGGCACGCTGCAGCTCGCGCATCTGCGCGAGCGTATCGGCGCGCGTGGCCCCCGGCGCCATGGCGAAGTTTCCGCTGACCGAAGGCTGCTCGGGCGAGTTGAAGAAGCGCCAGACCACGTCGCCGCGGATGAAGCTCGCGACCTGCGATGCAAGCAGGAGCACCGCCGCCGCAAGCACCACGTAGCGGGCCGCGATCACCCCGGCCATGAACGGGCGGAAGAGTGTCTCTCGGACCCAGCGGAAGCCACGGTTCACCAGCCGCGAGGGCCAGTCGTACCAATGGTGCTCGGTCGATTTGGCGATGGCATGGGCCATGTGGTTGGGCAGGATCAGGAAGCACTCGACGAGGCTCGCGATCAGAACGACGATCACCGTGAAGGGGATGTCCGAGATCATCTGCCCGAAGCGCCCGCCGATGGCGGTCAGCCCGAAGAAGGCAATGACCGTGGTCAGCGTCGAGCTGAACACCGGCAGCGCCATGCGCCGGGCGGCGGTCTCGGCGGCCTCGACCGGCGACAGGCCGCGCCGGCGGTGCAGGTGGTCGGCATGCTCGCCCACGACGATGGCGTCGTCGACGACGATGCCAAGGGTGATGATCAGCGCAAAGAGCGAGATCATGTTTAGCGTCAGACCCGAGGCATACATCAGCGCCAGCGCCGCCAGCATCGCGGTGGGGATCCCCGCCGCCACCCAGAGCGCGGTGCGCGCGTTCAGGAAGAGAAACAGCAGGCACAGCACCAGCGCCAGCCCCGACAGCCCGTTGTGCAGCAAAAGGTCGAGCCGGTTGGTGATCGCCTCGGCGCGGGTGCGGATGAGGTCGACGGTGGTGCCCTCGGGCAGCACCGACTGGAACTCGCGCGCCACCTCGGCCACCGCGGCCTGTATCTTGATCGCGTCGCCATCCGCCGAGCGATCGACGCGTACCGAGATCGCCGGATGGTCGCCGACGTAGTAGGCCCTTTGGCGGTCGATCCCCTCCTCGCGGAGCAGCGCCACGTCGCCGACCGTCAACTTGGTGCCGTCAGGCTCCGATCGCAGCACGATGGCCGAGATGTCGCGCAGCGCGCGCTTCTCGACCCCGGCGCGGACCCGGGCATTGGCGCCGCTGACATCGCCCGCCGGCGCGGCATCCACCTCGGCAGAGATCGCCTCGGCGATCTGCTGCATTGTGACGTCGTAGCCGAGCAGGTTGGCGGTGGGCACCTCGACGATGATCTGCGGCGCGGCGACGCCGCGGATGGTGGTGCGGGTCACCCCCTCGGCGAAGAGCCGCACCACGAACTCGTCCGCGAAGCGCCCGAGCTGGTCCACCCCGACCGGCCCGGTTATCACCACATCGGTCACCCGGTCGCGCCATCCGCCCGAGGTCACCTGAGGATCATCCGCCTGCTCGGGCAGGTTGTCGACGGAATCCACCGCCGTCTGCACGTCGTCGAGCGCCTTGGCCATGTTGTAATTGGGCTCGAACTCCAGCTCGATCAGCGCCGAGCCCTCGCGCGAGAGGCTCTCGGTCGCCACCACGCCCTCGACCGCCAGCAGCGTGGGCTCGAGCAGCTGCACGATGGCGTTGTCGATATCCTGCGCCCCGGCGCCGTCCCAGTTGACGCGCACGTCGATCTCATCCTCGATCACGTCGGGGAAGTACTGCGCGCGCATGTTGGGCACAGCGAGCAGCCCCGCACCGATGAGCAGCACCAGCAGCAGGTTGGCCACTGTGCGGTGGCGGGTGAAGTAGCTCAAAAGGCCGCTGGCGGTTCCGGGGATGTGCCGCATCGGGTCAGCCTCCCATCCGCGCTTCGAGCCGCTCGATCACATGGGCG contains these protein-coding regions:
- a CDS encoding L-threonylcarbamoyladenylate synthase, giving the protein MPHTSTQRLTADAAGIARAAELLRAGKLVAFPTETVYGLGADARDDGAVAAIYEAKGRPSYNPLIVHVASIEHAKELVRWSGTAENIAQSFWPGPLTLVLPLREDAGIADRVTAGLSTLAVRMPAAPLARELLTEFGGPLAGPSANRSGRISPTTADHVLSSLDDRIAAVLDGGPCPVGLESTILGLAGRPTLLRPGGISAEQLSEALGHPVMRRQEREAISAPGQTASHYAPQAQMRLNAAEWREGEARLGFGDIECDLNLSAKGDLDEAAANLFAHLHQLDAQGAEVIAVAPIPHVGAGVAINDRLSRAAAPR
- a CDS encoding YqgE/AlgH family protein → MTHAQIASGATDLTGSVLIAMPGMGDERFEHAVIYLCAHSDEGAMGLILNKPSSDVTLEGLFEQLGIDAAPGSGQVPVHFGGPVEMGRGFVLHSDDYRSELTTLQVDDGFSMTGTLDVLEHIARGDGPDAWIAMLGYAGWGPGQLEDELAENAWLVCPASHELVFGTPDDAKWGAALDSLGIAALALSAEGGRA
- a CDS encoding protein-disulfide reductase DsbD domain-containing protein; translated protein: MIRNIFKALTCLCALGMAPLVSGPAHAQDPVTAELRPGWRLPDGDHMAALHLRLAPGWKTYWRAPGEAGIPPVFDWSGSSNVARVTALWPTPHVFRQSGARSVGYKDELLLPLRIAGTGGPVTLEANMMIGVCSDICVPQTLHVTAALPDSSSVDPMIAAALAEAPFTAREARVSAVRCTVSPAKGGVKLRTEIDMPALPGPEETVVEAGQPELWASEPNTRRQGGTLISETRLMHMEGKPFALDRSKLRFTVLGESQAVDIRGCG
- a CDS encoding efflux RND transporter permease subunit — its product is MRHIPGTASGLLSYFTRHRTVANLLLVLLIGAGLLAVPNMRAQYFPDVIEDEIDVRVNWDGAGAQDIDNAIVQLLEPTLLAVEGVVATESLSREGSALIELEFEPNYNMAKALDDVQTAVDSVDNLPEQADDPQVTSGGWRDRVTDVVITGPVGVDQLGRFADEFVVRLFAEGVTRTTIRGVAAPQIIVEVPTANLLGYDVTMQQIAEAISAEVDAAPAGDVSGANARVRAGVEKRALRDISAIVLRSEPDGTKLTVGDVALLREEGIDRQRAYYVGDHPAISVRVDRSADGDAIKIQAAVAEVAREFQSVLPEGTTVDLIRTRAEAITNRLDLLLHNGLSGLALVLCLLFLFLNARTALWVAAGIPTAMLAALALMYASGLTLNMISLFALIITLGIVVDDAIVVGEHADHLHRRRGLSPVEAAETAARRMALPVFSSTLTTVIAFFGLTAIGGRFGQMISDIPFTVIVVLIASLVECFLILPNHMAHAIAKSTEHHWYDWPSRLVNRGFRWVRETLFRPFMAGVIAARYVVLAAAVLLLASQVASFIRGDVVWRFFNSPEQPSVSGNFAMAPGATRADTLAQMRELQRATEDLGREYEEKYGRNPLDYVIAEIGGNSGRELAEAENKEPDQLGAISIELIEPDFRPYSSFQFVADLQERVAQMPMLEVLSFRGWRSGPGGDALDVQFYGADAATLKRAAEDLKTAVLRYPEVSAVEDNLSYDKDELVLELTPQGQALGLTVDDLGAVLRHRIGGIEAATFPVGPRSAEVRVELPESEQTADFLERTQIRTPQGAYVQLADIVQVARTSGFSTVRRENGLRTVSVTGDISEDNAERAAEIMKALQDEILPGIAAERQVEYRVSGLAEDERDFLSDAGAGLVLVLLGIYLVLAWVFASWTRPLVVMAVIPFGLVGAIYGHALWDVPLSMFTVVGLLGMTGIIINDSIVLVSQIDEYAPDRGIFQAIIDGASDRLRPVFLTTATTVLGLAPLLYERSSDAQFLKPTVITLVYGLGFGMLLVLLVVPALLAAQHDIARRIAAARRGARHRHGGVRALVLGLGALVLGWLAATMGSLLVQGALPEALQLPVLDGLPGPVAGFALFVCGVALLLGLVWVAVLAMALRRGRAGA